A DNA window from Candidatus Bathyarchaeia archaeon contains the following coding sequences:
- a CDS encoding Ni/Fe hydrogenase subunit alpha, whose amino-acid sequence MREKGEIEIYPASRLEGHAKISIFLDERGSVRDAFFQTLELRGFEEFCKGRLVEEMPRITPRICGVCPWAHHLASAKAADAVYGVEPTETAEKVREMGYSAFFVHDHLLHFYLLALPDFVPGPHAPPAERNVVGLLNKVGQELGGKLLRAFGYAHEIQEIVGGRSTHPVFSLPGGISKPISEEERAKIDGMAKYLLEFSESTLELFKKTLLKDEKYSKMILEDKNVNRVNSLAMVGEGDSLSLLHGKLKAIDPEGRTIAIFEPKDYLDHISEHVEPWTYSKFTFLKSVGWRGLVDGKGSGVYRVGPLARFNAIESISTPKAQGAFEEMFEILEKPCHSTFAYHWARVIETLYAAERLMELIEDPSITSGDIRNIPAGPRGRGVGVVEAPRGTLIHDYTSDGEGRIRELNLIVPTTHNNSVICMSVRNAARDLIKAGSVDEGLLNEVEMAFRAYDPCLACATHTMPGQLPMKIEIFDSRGVLLKEISRF is encoded by the coding sequence ATGAGGGAGAAAGGGGAGATCGAGATATATCCGGCGAGCAGGCTCGAGGGCCATGCCAAGATAAGTATATTCTTGGACGAGAGGGGATCCGTTAGGGACGCGTTCTTCCAAACGCTTGAGCTCAGGGGCTTCGAGGAGTTCTGCAAGGGAAGGCTCGTGGAGGAGATGCCTAGGATAACGCCCAGGATTTGCGGCGTCTGCCCTTGGGCCCATCATTTGGCCTCGGCGAAGGCGGCCGATGCCGTCTACGGGGTGGAGCCGACCGAAACGGCCGAGAAGGTAAGGGAGATGGGCTATTCCGCCTTCTTCGTCCACGATCACCTCCTCCACTTCTATCTCCTAGCGCTCCCCGATTTCGTCCCGGGCCCCCATGCCCCGCCCGCCGAGAGGAACGTGGTCGGCCTCTTGAACAAGGTGGGCCAAGAGCTGGGCGGAAAGCTCCTGAGGGCCTTCGGATATGCCCATGAGATACAGGAGATCGTTGGCGGCAGGTCGACCCATCCCGTGTTCTCCCTCCCCGGAGGCATTTCCAAGCCGATCTCCGAGGAGGAGAGGGCGAAGATCGATGGGATGGCCAAGTATCTGCTCGAGTTCTCCGAATCCACCCTGGAATTGTTCAAAAAAACCTTATTGAAGGACGAGAAATACTCCAAGATGATCCTCGAAGATAAGAACGTCAATCGGGTCAATTCCCTCGCCATGGTTGGGGAGGGGGATTCGCTTTCGTTGCTCCACGGAAAGCTCAAGGCCATCGACCCGGAGGGGAGGACCATAGCCATCTTCGAACCGAAGGATTACCTAGACCACATATCGGAGCACGTTGAGCCTTGGACCTATTCGAAGTTCACATTCCTGAAATCTGTGGGATGGAGGGGCCTCGTGGATGGCAAGGGAAGCGGCGTCTATAGGGTGGGCCCATTGGCCAGGTTCAATGCGATCGAGAGCATATCGACCCCCAAGGCCCAAGGGGCCTTTGAGGAGATGTTCGAGATCCTCGAGAAGCCTTGCCATTCGACATTCGCCTATCATTGGGCCAGGGTGATCGAAACGCTATACGCGGCCGAGAGGCTGATGGAATTGATCGAAGACCCGAGCATAACGAGCGGCGACATCAGGAACATACCGGCGGGCCCGCGGGGGAGGGGGGTCGGCGTTGTGGAGGCCCCTAGGGGCACCTTGATCCATGATTATACATCGGATGGGGAGGGGAGGATCAGGGAGTTGAATTTGATCGTCCCAACGACCCATAACAATTCGGTCATATGTATGAGCGTAAGGAATGCGGCCCGAGATCTGATAAAAGCTGGCTCGGTCGATGAGGGACTGCTCAACGAAGTGGAGATGGCCTTCAGGGCCTACGATCCATGCCTCGCTTGTGCAACGCATACAATGCCCGGGCAATTGCCCATGAAGATCGAGATATTCGATAGTCGAGGGGTGCTCCTCAAGGAGATATCGAGGTTCTGA